GGTTGCTTTTCGACGGTATCCAAAAGTGGGGTTCCTTTCTGTGACGGGTGCCGCTACTATGGCAGAAAATCATCTGTGGTTCAAGAACCGCTGTGGGATGGATATATGAAGGGGGCATGTGTACCCGTCACGGCAGCGGAGGGGCAGGCTCCTTTGGCCTTCGGTATGGAAAAAACAAAACGCAATTAAAGAATGATCAATATAATAAGGAGATAATTCGATGAGCATGGTTTCCATGAATCCCGCCACTGGCGAAGTGAACGAGACATTCGAAGTATACGATACCGCCAAGATCAGCGAAATTATCGACCGGGTGCACGGCGCCTGGCTGGACTGGCGGCATGTCTGTTTTGAGGAACGCAGCGCGCGGCTTCTTGCCGTGGCGCAACGGTTGCGCACCCGCTCCGAAGAACTGGCGCGTATGATGACGCTGGAGATGGGCAAGCCGGTTGCCGAAGCTCGGGGAGAGATCGAGAAGTGCGCATGGGTCTGCGAATACTATGCGCAGCAGGCACCTGCCATGCTGGCCGATCAGCCTGTAGCCAGTGATGCATCCCGGTCTTTCGTGGCGTTTCGCCCTCTGGGGGTGGTGTTGGCGGTGATGCCCTGGAATTTTCCTTTTTGGCAGGTCTTCCGTTTTGCGGCCCCGGCCTTAATGGCCGGCAACACGGCCTTGCTGAAGCATTCCTCCAACGTGCCGCGCTGCGCGCTGGTCATCGAGGAGCTGTTTGCCGAAGCGGGGTTCCCGCCCGACGTGTTCCGGACTCTGCTGATCGGTTCCGGTGCCGTTGATAAGGTGATCGAGCATGCCCATGTGCGGGCTGTGACCCTTACCGGCAGCGAACCGGCCGGTCGTAAAGTGGCTGCCAAGGCAGGCCAAATGCTCAAAAAAACCGTGCTGGAACTGGGTGGCAGCGACCCCTTTATCGTCACCTCCGGTGCCGGCCTGGAGCAGGCCGCGCAGGTCGGAGCGCGCTCCCGCTGCCTGAATTCCGGCCAGAGCTGTATTGCCGCCAAACGTTTTATCGTATGTGATGAGATTTACGAAGAGTTTTTGGGGTTGTTGAAAGCCGCTATGGACGGTCTGGTTGTCGGCGATCCGCTGGATGACGCTACGCAGGTCGGTCCCCAGGCCCGGGGAGACCTGCGTGACGAATTGCATCAGCAGGTGCAAGCCTCTTTGGCCGCAGGTGCGCGTCTGGTGACCGGCGGCAAGGCTCTGGATCGAGCAGGGTTTTACTATGCGCCCACCATTCTGGCCGATGTCGTGCCAGGGATGCCGGCCTATGACGAGGAATTGTTCGGGCCGGTGGCTTCGGTTATCCGGGTTGCCGACAGCGAGCAGGCCGTCGCGGTGGCGAACGATACCCCGTATGGCCTTGGGGCTTCCGTCTGGGATCGCGATACCACACGGGGCCGGGCCCTGGCGGAACGCATCGAAGCCGGGGCGGTTTTCGTCAATGGCATGGTCAAGAGCGATCCGCGCCTGCCGTTCGGAGGGATCAAGGCGTCGGGCTATGGGCGCGAGCTGTCCCATTACGGTTTGATGGAGTTCGTGAATGTTCAGACCGTGTGGATTGCCTGACCTGCCGCCGGGCTAACGGAATTTTATCGGTTGCCGGGCGGCGAGGTTAAGCAATTTGCGGTACATTTATACTATCCGACGGATGGTCTTTGCTTACCCTCACAGAAAGGTTGTTGGGCATTGAGCTTGGCATGTTTTCGAAACTGGATCGTGGTGTTCGTGCTGGCGCTGTTTTCCCTCGGCTCGGTGGCTTTTGCGCAAAGCCCGGAGGAGGACGCTCAGAAACCCCTTACCGTCGCGAACCAGTTGCGAGAGATGATCGAGCCTTTTGTCAGCAGTGGTGGGGGTGCCGCTCCGGTTCTGCAGATGGAAGGGCTGCAGGTCCAGCTGCATAAAGATCTGATTTCTTTTTATCGCCAGCGTGGTTATCGCCCTGCCTGGTTTCATGACGGACGTGTTACCCCTGTGGCCCAGCAATGGATTGCGCGTGTGCAGGGTGTGGCCGCCGAAGGCTTGCGACCGGCGGATTATCATGTTGCCACCCTGGCTACCTGCCTGGAATTGGCGCATCTTTCCCAGAGCTACGGAGTACAATGCGATCCGACCGGCCTGGCCTTGCTCGACCTGTTGCTTAGCGACAGTTTTTTAAAATTCGTATCCCACCTGATAAACGGAAGGGTCGATCCCGTTCAGCTCTATGCTGCCGAGTGGCAGTCTGCCGTCTCCGCTATCGATGCCGTTGGTGTTTTGCACCAGGTACTGCGGAAGGGCGAGGTGGCCGCGGTTTTGGAGGAGATTCTGCCTTACCGGGCCGGATATCAGAGGCTGGCGGTCTACCTGGCTCATTATCGCCAGTTGGCTCTTGGCGGGGGATGGCCGGTTCTGGCGGATGGACCACCGGTAAGGCCTGGTGATCGCGACGCCCGTCTGCCGGCCTTGAGGCGCTTTCTGGTGCTGGTCGGCGACTTGGAATCATCCAGGCAGTCGTCGGGGTGGCGGATGGACGCGGTGACCGTGGCGGCTTTGAAACGTTTTCAGGTTCGGCACGGTTTGCGTGCGGACGGCGTACTGGGCAAGGATACGCTGGCGCAGATCAATGTTCCGGTTGGCCGGCGGATAGAGCAGCTTGGTCTTAACCTCGAGCGAGAGCGCTGGCCGAAGCAGGATGCGGGCGATCGCTATCTACAGGTCGATATTACCGATTTTACTTTGACGTTGGTCGACGGTGGGCGTGAAATCATGCGCATGCCGGTGGTGGTCGGTACCTCCTTTCGCCGTACTCCGGTGTTTTCTGCACTAATGACCTATCTGGTTTTTGCGCCATACTGGACGGTTCCCCCCACCATACTCGAGCAGGATAAATTGCCGGTAATCAAAGCCAATCCCGATTATCTCGACTCCCATCATTATGAAATCGTGGCTTGGGGGAAGGATCCGAATCGTACTATCGATGCGGCATCCATCGATTGGAAGACGATAACGGCAAAGAGCTTTCCTGGTATGTTAAGGCAGAAACCGGGTCCCTGGAATCCTCTGGGGAAAGTGAAGTTCATGTTCCCCAATGCGTACCATGTCTATCTGCACGATACCCCGGCCCAGTATCTTTTTGCCAAACAGCAGCGCACCTTCAGTTCCGGTTGTATCCGCATAGCCAGACCTCTGGAGCTTGCCATTTATCTGCTTGACGGGCAAAAGGGGTGGGACTCGGAACGCATAAAAAAGGAAATGGCCGCTTCCAAACCCTACACGGTCCGACTCAAAAATCCCATTCCCGTGCACATTCTGTATCGCACAGCCTGGGTCGATGTGCAGGGCCGATTGCAGTTTCGTAACGATGTCTATGAGCGGGATCAGGAGTTGCAGGCAGCCTTGAAGCAGCGCCCGGAGTCCTCCGGGCAGATGGCCGAGGTGACGATGCAGGTGGGCGGCGAAGCCGCGGACAGGCCTTCGGAGTCTGAGTCGGGCCTTGTCAGATAAGATCCTTGAGCCAGTGGAAGGCCATAAAGGTACCGGCAGTCGAGCCCAGATTGGAAAACAAGAAGACCAGCAGAACCCGGGTAAGGCGGTTTCCCCACCAGCCGCGCAGGGTGGCCAGGTCGTCGCCGACGGTTTCCAGGTCCTGTACGGTAGGGGCGGCCAGGCATGCCTGAACAAGGCCGGTGACAAAGCCGGCACCGATGGTCGGATTAAGAGAAGTGAAGGGCGCGGCGATAAAGGCGGTGATCACGGTCAAAGGGTGCCCCAGGGCGATGATGGCCCCCAGGGCGGACAGTACGCCGTTGGCCAGGAACCAGGCTGTTGCCGCATCGGCCAGACGCGCCCGATCTCCGAGAAAGAATCCCGCGACAAACAGCGCCACGACCATGGAAGGTATCAGCCAGGGAATCGATTTGGATAAAAGGGATTTTTCAGGAATCCGGCTGATGTCCTGAATATCTTTTTCGGTCATGGAGCAAGGCAGGTTTTTCCGAATGCCCGGGACATGCGCCGCTCCGACCACCGCAACGATCTTGTGCCCGGGGGTCTGGGCAATATGGTAGGCCATGTAACGATCCCGTTCGTCCACCAGGACCGTTTTTAATTCCGGAAGATTATCCCCCATCTCCTCCAACAGAGCGGAAAGCGTATCCTGCTGGCGCAGCTCCGCGAGTTGTTCTTCATCCATACTGCTGTTGTCAAACATGCCCGCCACCAGAGCCGAAAACAGTTGGAGTTTTTTCCAGAGACCGGTGCGACGCCAGGCGCGCAGCAAGGTGGTGCGGATGTTGCGGTCAATGAGGCTCAGATGCAGATCACGCTGCTCGGCTTCCTCGGCTGCTGCAGCCAGTTCTTCGCCCGGCTTCACACCGGTTCCCATGCCCATGCGCTTCTGGAACGACGACAGCGCCAGGTTGGCCAACAAAAAGGCCCCCTGTCCACGACGCAGTACCTGGATGAGGTTCAAAGAGCGCCAGCGGTGGGGGTCGCGAATCGCTTCGTAACGTTGCTGGTCGAGCTCGACACAGACGGCGTCCGGCTGTTCCGTTTCGATGATGCGACGGACCGTGTCGACGGAATCCCGTGAAATATGGGCGGTGCCGATGAGAACCACCTGTTTGTCGTGAAGCTGGATACGCAAGATATCGGAAGCGGCGGTTTCTTCTTTTGCCGATGGCTGCTGGAGAGTCTGGCTGGAGGACATGACGGAGCGGATTCCTGTAGTAATAACGCTCCTGCCGGAGCA
This DNA window, taken from Syntrophotalea carbinolica DSM 2380, encodes the following:
- a CDS encoding TraB/GumN family protein, whose translation is MSSSQTLQQPSAKEETAASDILRIQLHDKQVVLIGTAHISRDSVDTVRRIIETEQPDAVCVELDQQRYEAIRDPHRWRSLNLIQVLRRGQGAFLLANLALSSFQKRMGMGTGVKPGEELAAAAEEAEQRDLHLSLIDRNIRTTLLRAWRRTGLWKKLQLFSALVAGMFDNSSMDEEQLAELRQQDTLSALLEEMGDNLPELKTVLVDERDRYMAYHIAQTPGHKIVAVVGAAHVPGIRKNLPCSMTEKDIQDISRIPEKSLLSKSIPWLIPSMVVALFVAGFFLGDRARLADAATAWFLANGVLSALGAIIALGHPLTVITAFIAAPFTSLNPTIGAGFVTGLVQACLAAPTVQDLETVGDDLATLRGWWGNRLTRVLLVFLFSNLGSTAGTFMAFHWLKDLI
- a CDS encoding L,D-transpeptidase family protein; translated protein: MACFRNWIVVFVLALFSLGSVAFAQSPEEDAQKPLTVANQLREMIEPFVSSGGGAAPVLQMEGLQVQLHKDLISFYRQRGYRPAWFHDGRVTPVAQQWIARVQGVAAEGLRPADYHVATLATCLELAHLSQSYGVQCDPTGLALLDLLLSDSFLKFVSHLINGRVDPVQLYAAEWQSAVSAIDAVGVLHQVLRKGEVAAVLEEILPYRAGYQRLAVYLAHYRQLALGGGWPVLADGPPVRPGDRDARLPALRRFLVLVGDLESSRQSSGWRMDAVTVAALKRFQVRHGLRADGVLGKDTLAQINVPVGRRIEQLGLNLERERWPKQDAGDRYLQVDITDFTLTLVDGGREIMRMPVVVGTSFRRTPVFSALMTYLVFAPYWTVPPTILEQDKLPVIKANPDYLDSHHYEIVAWGKDPNRTIDAASIDWKTITAKSFPGMLRQKPGPWNPLGKVKFMFPNAYHVYLHDTPAQYLFAKQQRTFSSGCIRIARPLELAIYLLDGQKGWDSERIKKEMAASKPYTVRLKNPIPVHILYRTAWVDVQGRLQFRNDVYERDQELQAALKQRPESSGQMAEVTMQVGGEAADRPSESESGLVR
- a CDS encoding NAD-dependent succinate-semialdehyde dehydrogenase, which produces MSMVSMNPATGEVNETFEVYDTAKISEIIDRVHGAWLDWRHVCFEERSARLLAVAQRLRTRSEELARMMTLEMGKPVAEARGEIEKCAWVCEYYAQQAPAMLADQPVASDASRSFVAFRPLGVVLAVMPWNFPFWQVFRFAAPALMAGNTALLKHSSNVPRCALVIEELFAEAGFPPDVFRTLLIGSGAVDKVIEHAHVRAVTLTGSEPAGRKVAAKAGQMLKKTVLELGGSDPFIVTSGAGLEQAAQVGARSRCLNSGQSCIAAKRFIVCDEIYEEFLGLLKAAMDGLVVGDPLDDATQVGPQARGDLRDELHQQVQASLAAGARLVTGGKALDRAGFYYAPTILADVVPGMPAYDEELFGPVASVIRVADSEQAVAVANDTPYGLGASVWDRDTTRGRALAERIEAGAVFVNGMVKSDPRLPFGGIKASGYGRELSHYGLMEFVNVQTVWIA